From a region of the Gossypium raimondii isolate GPD5lz chromosome 10, ASM2569854v1, whole genome shotgun sequence genome:
- the LOC105776118 gene encoding chitinase 2, with protein MMEYIGATGVPVKLEAVPVEGGIDFHFILSFAIDADPSGNTQNGKFSPYWADTLTPESVAAMKKSHPNVKALTSLSGWSLGDKVLRWYTPDDTQQWISNAFSSLSSMAQQYHLDGIDIDYENFPRHNSSFAYCIGELITLLKNQSVISVATIAPYHKTIAPYIELFENYGDVIDFVNYQFYTDKVRKPKSYVEAFKIRAGQFDKEKLLPSYEVNGRGIQGDAFFDALSLLEENGFGVNGVMIFSADASSSNDYYYERKSQDFLLNSTVSV; from the coding sequence ATGATGGAGTACATTGGAGCAACAGGCGTACCCGTGAAACTGGAGGCTGTTCCAGTGGAAGGAGGCATTGATTTCCACTTCATACTTAGTTTCGCCATCGATGCCGATCCGTCCGGCAATACCCAGAACGGAAAATTCTCACCATATTGGGCAGACACATTAACCCCAGAATCAGTTGCAGCAATGAAGAAAAGCCACCCCAATGTGAAAGCCTTGACCAGTCTTTCAGGGTGGAGCTTAGGGGACAAAGTCCTCCGGTGGTACACCCCTGACGACACCCAACAATGGATATCCAATGCCTTCTCATCATTGTCATCGATGGCCCAACAGTACCATCTCGATGGCATCGACATCGACTATGAAAACTTCCCAAGACACAACTCAAGTTTTGCTTATTGCATAGGTGAACTCATCACTCTCTTGAAGAACCAAAGTGTCATTTCTGTAGCCACCATTGCTCCTTACCATAAAACAATAGCACCCTACATTGAACTATTTGAGAATTACGGAGATGTGATCGATTTCGTCAACTATCAGTTCTACACTGACAAGGTTAGGAAACCCAAATCTTACGTGGAAGCTTTCAAGATTCGAGCCGGACAATTCGATAAGGAAAAGCTATTGCCTAGCTATGAAGTTAATGGAAGGGGGATTCAAGGTGATGCATTTTTTGATGCCTTAAGTCTTTTGGAAGAAAATGGATTTGGTGTTAATGGAGTTATGATATTCTCTGCTGATGCTTCTTCCTCCAATGACTATTACTATGAGAGGAAATCTCAAGATTTCTTGCTGAATTCCACGGTATCTGtgtga